The proteins below are encoded in one region of Longimicrobium sp.:
- a CDS encoding terminase large subunit domain-containing protein, with protein sequence MSTADLSLEQIVSLLSEEEQEAVLTDMELDELPWDWGWTGRPSQILPVEPIGHGEDWELALLNAGRGFGKTRAGAEYIRDVDKKWSTLHRDPGQQLRVALLGRTAGDVRDTILNGPSGLLRIYPPSELDKVEWISSQRRVNLPGGGFALCFSAEEPDQLRGPAFHVGWGDELAAYKQVKGEGELDAWTNLRIAVRLGMLPQVIATTTPKRVKILRELIAEIKENPGSMLLRTGKTTDNIHLAQSYLQTLFNLYGGTTLGAQELDGLMLDEVKGATVSMKVIEDNRVTAVPHQRPGTNWLRVVSVDPSVAEKPNDECGITVIYAPATMPILQRHAYVVDDLSLKGSPTVWADVVVRAAIKHRATIVVENNQGGGLVRRLIKERASAMNVAPPPIRDVWSSRSKAVRAEPIGAAYERGRVHHLNTLVELEDQLSAWTPEDRGYSPDRLDAVVHGLSALLFPESMTKGGGISGAAQSHSPVGVQIPRVGSAIARRSGLRIDTSRAVQRTSAFRSGAPGMGAPRRTLPARLIPPGGSSQ encoded by the coding sequence GTGTCAACCGCTGATCTGTCCCTGGAGCAGATCGTCTCGCTGCTGTCCGAGGAGGAGCAGGAAGCGGTCCTCACCGACATGGAGCTGGACGAGCTGCCCTGGGACTGGGGCTGGACCGGCCGCCCCAGCCAGATCCTCCCCGTCGAGCCGATCGGCCACGGCGAGGACTGGGAGCTGGCCCTGCTGAACGCCGGTCGTGGCTTCGGGAAGACCCGCGCCGGGGCCGAGTACATCCGGGACGTGGACAAGAAGTGGTCCACCCTGCACCGGGACCCCGGCCAGCAGCTGCGTGTGGCCCTGCTCGGCCGCACGGCCGGGGACGTGCGCGACACCATCCTGAACGGCCCCTCCGGCCTGCTGCGGATCTACCCGCCGTCGGAGCTGGACAAGGTCGAGTGGATCTCCAGCCAGCGCCGTGTCAACCTCCCGGGCGGCGGCTTCGCGCTGTGCTTCTCGGCCGAGGAGCCCGACCAGCTCCGTGGCCCGGCGTTCCACGTCGGCTGGGGCGACGAGCTGGCGGCATACAAGCAGGTCAAGGGCGAGGGTGAGTTGGACGCCTGGACCAACCTCCGGATCGCCGTCCGTCTCGGGATGCTGCCCCAGGTCATCGCCACGACCACGCCGAAGCGGGTCAAGATCCTGCGTGAGCTGATCGCCGAGATCAAGGAGAACCCGGGGTCGATGCTGCTGCGCACCGGCAAGACCACGGACAACATCCACCTGGCCCAGTCCTACCTCCAGACCCTGTTCAACCTCTACGGCGGTACCACGCTGGGGGCTCAGGAGCTGGACGGCCTGATGCTGGACGAGGTCAAGGGTGCGACCGTCTCGATGAAGGTCATCGAGGACAACCGGGTCACCGCCGTGCCGCACCAGCGCCCCGGGACCAACTGGCTGCGCGTGGTCTCGGTGGACCCCTCGGTCGCCGAGAAGCCGAACGACGAGTGCGGCATCACGGTCATCTACGCCCCGGCCACGATGCCGATCCTCCAGCGCCACGCCTACGTGGTGGACGACCTCTCGCTGAAGGGCTCCCCGACGGTCTGGGCGGACGTGGTGGTCCGCGCCGCGATCAAGCACCGCGCCACCATCGTGGTGGAGAACAACCAGGGCGGCGGCCTGGTCCGGCGGCTGATCAAGGAGCGCGCGTCGGCCATGAACGTGGCACCGCCGCCGATCCGCGATGTCTGGTCCTCCCGCTCCAAGGCCGTCCGCGCGGAGCCGATCGGGGCCGCCTACGAGCGCGGCCGGGTGCACCACCTGAACACCCTGGTCGAGCTGGAGGACCAGCTGTCGGCCTGGACGCCGGAGGACCGGGGCTACTCCCCTGACCGCCTGGACGCCGTCGTGCACGGCCTGTCCGCGCTGCTGTTCCCCGAGTCGATGACCAAGGGCGGCGGGATTTCCGGAGCTGCCCAGTCGCACTCGCCGGTCGGCGTGCAGATCCCCCGGGTCGGGTCGGCCATCGCCCGCCGGAGCGGCCTGCGGATCGACACCTCCCGCGCCGTCCAGCGCACGTCCGCCTTCCGCTCCGGTGCCCCGGGCATGGGAGCGCCCCGCCGGACGCTGCCCGCCCGCCTCATCCCGCCAGGAGGCTCCAGCCAGTGA
- a CDS encoding 2'-5' RNA ligase family protein: MSDSPKYTTAIIAAVPAKADPVNDVVIEDAHVTLQFLGEADSLSPEQIKDIQDALALMAPNLYPFPADVAGTAELGPDKAKVLLVQSEPLTKLKELLGTVPAVSTAVAAAEQFPNWIPHLTLAYGDDGTQADGDGIEQVTIGSLELWLAEEHHVYELAKSAPGPVEEDSEVASVIAAGLKSFEEGLHPRAADGRFIDKFGVVKYLSPKGGWEYGKVEGINKDEDSGAIQVTVTPSDLSGKITGAESKVLSPKQLYHAPKAKAHLTIAAPGSKKVGGQGGSNPGGLYTIPVAFPKEGSNGQPEKYYVKQPKTKSHGANEALANDLYAEAGVPVPEVDIGSDGQIYSKIIEGKQDMAAQLNNPEWTDQIQRNFAVDAWLGNRDVFGMTYDNVLTDEHGTAWRIDNGGALLYRAMGEKKTDFGSQVTELDAFRQGKKAKIFGPSMTKAQELDGAERVVAISPSRIEEMVADAGLPKSLADTLKARRQYIANYYGLELPETKKADEAQEGSSAPLVDPADISATKGKARGWFKTTLAQAAFVLQTGDKVEFGDGKRVDPGVDDDGSPLSMIGAAAQLLGWQNEHGANAEIFVYKGKVTAGIPRPSHGQKLATADLADQRWQRGDTITSPLGNDAKILGWNSDTGAVLIQYPNQQPQLLDSKGTNANAGPWTVKRWDPPAQEDLDLSAPESATPEAQAPAPAPTPMVEDVPAPDTVPPTAEDLGIVIPTPGKTGQAAEAETAIKADLDQPLPAGTGAPAPAKTSAKGGAKTMVLGDGTEAAPGAEVVSKKDGKTYKFVKPKGQYSVVTDPNGDDPDKLLLKLASTMTQPGKEPTADAGAIEAPKTATGEIPALGMMAVSKDGHAGEITLISPDGKFVFITDANGVRKRKSTGTVTITSAPQAVDTTPKAAPGPLKDYGAAPDLKAAKEAFPGLDYDPAEDLDAGDMVIVGYADGSFGKEPYTGQPLDSLLQNTGGKVANHGTVKDYTGPISTQQLVQASAVKNNSTTFEVVWGGTIGFTDGTVGPSGGLVIWGVENGMPDPGYAFELPKEGQNVHILGSEENFALALPGGTGFQANDGWTGTASPAPLYGDEAKTPAEWSGQISVGQEISLDGQNWLTVTNVMASDSLQVEDSNGATAYLASSSPATYVLKAPPMKDADAPSPAFDPANDTTPDIPGADETTTTGPPTKKPSELVSGDVVVAFDGTYAIIEQAEKEDGFGGWNLTSLGTFETEWAPSSADLKYQGNIKAGSVDVPIGAFAGQFYPGVNFQPGPDHDMTVVSYPSLQDNGNQKFAVMINGDPENLAIVQVGPGAGADIGPDAVMGVYLAPFQTSAESGVDTGKVNDLFDASVTVDQTPPDHYWAMSDQGIDFGNAQYPIYASGSGGYYRIGPNGGQVWNAAQLEWESSSTTVTGMDKVWDGKPFEGKLKIPEGTSLSLYGAGSADYKPDAGEAVALITLPGTSGALIVSPSGSFSPGSKVYTVKGDGSGVYSPGYNVEDLGPGQITVIHDPFGPVDTGPALVHHQGPLAPTFLANKLNDYGYTPADGETFLIAQMPSGGMSVLTKQSDGTYKKIGYSGLGQKTWTLDEVIEQGNDVGADFYTWTHVPEGENGPTVVAGLPGDYAPFIPGEGQAVLKSTMPNGKVSIYLQQQPGGGWYLMSPDGTIDESSDAIKSNHVVQMKLSGKGSSSQKYELLHPTEGGTKATPDAPPTFSNQSTSFTPAPGQKVVQLLSYEGDDDPWFFVQSTPGGEWAPAPTNPEAGAPLGDSGMQAYLAKSLAAQPGAAGSKYTLVYDGTGSAAAPAVDTEDTPTPDFEGYIPQTGDKVISYAPNGTTDPYFYVQQGGEGPYKMAVGGQLSSSTVMQASEIPTNLGPEFGNDFHQEWPLPETTPAAPAGGGVFDGYQSDPGDNVVSFTGPTGGTTTVVKKDGTWQPIVNGQLEADDAYSQDTMEWAASQSGYTVNVLQGSLKGVPGEGAPLDTGGEHYAGVSVATTLSKDAVTTQDASQLSPTAMDKLDGLKLAVGQSAWVAGNSVFVRNSTGEWFYAYTDGSLDLAPTFSDDADMAAFFGNTTAPAPVKVIVTAPTAAPAPPAANLYAGPAISGWAAEGLPDPTGFGHLASSADAVGMKAGDWLYVQGLTGGGNSGLFIQLHSDVDPATGGDVVKLSQWAAVKDGQVQPIKKPSGTLDFTSFSLVAADSIYAQGSAGTAPAPTVPATPTANAPIASVPSAPEAPATPAYPGAQKPSQEDINAWGGSLTKDGHIPTSGMYVTGKGPMSGKVISVSKDKTKAVVLTSDGKKTTRLIEALKTDKSANYKAYAAPVTLKDIPGGMPLAVDTPGEALAKTAKDGKFRAILTAAPGVSGGQMVVTKTTGPSGKTYNRVHLTLTPAQREQLVASLAGSGEKGDWVTSSKMSQAVAAGDLLPMRKSSTDNPDGTPRWKVDPAQVPPTHEVTGVVDDPAASGVKIVTLKDRNTGEEITSRFHPGKSLTVYAWDENKPKKITAGAFSVGEIAKAQGWSLVTDGGISAVKGGAENGSLYNEPGSAVTKSALGQVSHSWKTLRNVSEDGVVIETVDPKGSNGHSTTGVTVITLPEGVDEKSLGAALAKMGIDYSPMTQDSAKDNVRGALRTLLSLDTHDVDTPKHYTDEMLFSQAGKTMGITDLGWQDVLVGVDESTGKTSFFWSDRARNALAAKAKYNLVYRAATTANAAQIVSTVKYGSASSILKKTTGMLDGSGSVGNGASASSDNANHAGHGSYASASTVNKLPSSNASASYKTAGMMIYHRPEAVLGRIMDFRVANHDAFGMGHGQGADHLAHATSMSSVKDYFLGGGLPTEAVGFIAVQSAEERLKAIEQLKKDGFEMINGRPIEDIVITKQKAATMTPDDLPPVTIPANARPILDLPVSYDTAAPAASAPAAAAPVTATAGDAVA; this comes from the coding sequence GTGAGCGACAGCCCGAAGTACACGACCGCGATCATCGCGGCGGTCCCGGCCAAGGCCGACCCCGTCAACGACGTGGTCATCGAGGACGCCCACGTCACGCTCCAGTTCCTGGGCGAGGCCGACAGCCTGTCGCCGGAGCAGATCAAGGACATCCAGGACGCCCTGGCCCTGATGGCCCCGAACCTCTACCCGTTCCCGGCGGACGTGGCCGGGACGGCCGAGCTGGGCCCGGACAAGGCCAAGGTGCTGCTGGTCCAGAGTGAGCCGCTGACCAAGCTGAAGGAGCTGCTGGGCACGGTCCCGGCGGTGTCAACCGCTGTCGCGGCGGCCGAGCAGTTCCCGAACTGGATCCCTCACCTGACCCTGGCCTACGGCGACGACGGCACGCAGGCCGACGGTGACGGCATCGAGCAGGTGACCATCGGCTCCCTGGAGCTGTGGCTGGCAGAGGAGCACCACGTGTACGAGCTGGCCAAGAGCGCACCCGGCCCGGTCGAGGAGGACAGCGAGGTCGCCAGCGTGATCGCGGCCGGACTCAAGAGCTTCGAAGAGGGCCTGCACCCGCGTGCGGCGGACGGCCGGTTCATCGACAAGTTCGGGGTGGTCAAGTACCTCTCGCCGAAGGGCGGCTGGGAGTACGGCAAGGTCGAGGGGATCAACAAGGACGAGGACAGCGGGGCCATCCAGGTCACGGTCACGCCCTCGGACCTGTCCGGGAAGATCACCGGCGCGGAGAGCAAGGTGCTCTCCCCGAAGCAGCTCTACCACGCACCGAAGGCCAAGGCGCACCTGACGATCGCGGCTCCCGGCTCCAAGAAGGTCGGCGGCCAGGGCGGGTCCAACCCCGGCGGGCTCTACACGATCCCAGTCGCCTTCCCGAAGGAGGGCAGCAACGGGCAGCCCGAGAAGTACTACGTCAAGCAGCCGAAGACCAAGTCCCACGGGGCCAACGAGGCGCTGGCCAACGACCTCTACGCCGAGGCCGGGGTGCCGGTCCCCGAGGTTGACATCGGCTCGGACGGCCAGATCTACAGCAAGATCATCGAGGGCAAGCAGGACATGGCTGCCCAGCTGAACAACCCCGAGTGGACCGACCAGATCCAGCGGAACTTCGCCGTGGACGCCTGGCTCGGGAACCGCGACGTGTTCGGCATGACCTACGACAACGTCCTCACCGACGAGCACGGCACCGCCTGGCGCATCGACAACGGCGGGGCCCTGCTCTACCGCGCGATGGGCGAGAAGAAGACCGACTTCGGCTCCCAGGTCACCGAGCTGGACGCCTTCCGTCAGGGCAAGAAGGCCAAGATCTTCGGCCCCTCGATGACCAAGGCGCAGGAGCTGGATGGGGCCGAGCGCGTGGTGGCCATCTCGCCCTCGCGCATCGAGGAGATGGTGGCCGACGCCGGGCTGCCGAAGTCCCTGGCCGACACCCTGAAGGCCCGCCGCCAGTACATCGCCAACTACTACGGGCTGGAGCTGCCCGAGACCAAGAAGGCCGACGAGGCCCAGGAGGGCTCCAGCGCGCCGCTGGTGGACCCGGCCGACATCTCGGCGACCAAGGGCAAGGCCCGGGGCTGGTTCAAGACCACGCTGGCGCAGGCCGCCTTCGTGCTCCAGACCGGGGACAAGGTCGAGTTCGGCGACGGCAAGCGGGTCGATCCGGGCGTGGACGACGACGGCAGCCCGCTGTCGATGATCGGCGCGGCGGCCCAGCTGCTGGGCTGGCAGAACGAGCACGGCGCGAACGCCGAGATCTTCGTCTACAAGGGCAAGGTCACCGCCGGGATCCCCCGGCCGAGCCACGGCCAGAAGCTGGCCACCGCCGACCTGGCCGACCAGCGCTGGCAGCGCGGCGACACGATCACCAGCCCGCTGGGCAACGACGCCAAGATCCTCGGCTGGAACTCCGACACCGGCGCGGTGCTGATCCAGTACCCCAACCAGCAGCCGCAGCTGCTGGACTCCAAGGGCACGAACGCCAACGCCGGGCCCTGGACGGTCAAGAGATGGGACCCACCGGCCCAGGAAGACCTGGACCTCTCGGCCCCTGAGTCGGCCACCCCGGAGGCTCAGGCCCCGGCTCCCGCGCCCACGCCGATGGTCGAGGACGTGCCCGCGCCGGACACCGTCCCGCCGACCGCTGAAGACCTCGGGATCGTCATCCCGACGCCGGGCAAGACGGGTCAGGCCGCTGAGGCTGAGACCGCGATCAAGGCCGACCTGGACCAGCCCCTGCCCGCCGGTACCGGCGCTCCCGCTCCCGCCAAGACCTCCGCCAAGGGCGGGGCCAAGACGATGGTCCTGGGCGACGGCACCGAGGCCGCCCCGGGCGCTGAGGTGGTCAGCAAGAAGGACGGGAAGACCTACAAGTTCGTCAAGCCGAAGGGCCAGTACTCGGTCGTCACCGACCCGAACGGCGACGACCCGGACAAGCTGCTGCTGAAGCTCGCGTCCACCATGACGCAGCCCGGCAAGGAGCCCACGGCCGACGCGGGCGCGATCGAGGCCCCGAAGACCGCTACCGGGGAGATCCCGGCGCTGGGCATGATGGCCGTCTCCAAGGACGGGCACGCCGGTGAGATCACGCTGATCTCCCCGGATGGCAAGTTCGTCTTCATCACCGACGCGAACGGCGTCCGCAAGCGCAAGAGCACGGGCACGGTCACGATCACCTCCGCCCCGCAAGCGGTTGACACGACCCCGAAGGCCGCGCCCGGCCCGCTGAAGGACTACGGCGCGGCTCCCGACCTGAAGGCGGCCAAGGAGGCCTTCCCCGGGCTGGACTACGACCCGGCTGAGGATCTGGACGCCGGGGACATGGTCATCGTCGGCTACGCCGATGGCAGCTTCGGCAAGGAGCCCTACACCGGCCAGCCGCTGGACAGCCTGCTCCAGAACACCGGGGGCAAGGTCGCCAACCACGGCACGGTGAAGGACTACACCGGCCCGATCTCCACCCAGCAGCTGGTCCAGGCGTCGGCGGTCAAGAACAACAGCACGACCTTCGAGGTCGTCTGGGGCGGCACGATCGGCTTCACGGACGGCACGGTGGGCCCGAGCGGCGGGCTGGTCATCTGGGGTGTTGAGAACGGGATGCCGGACCCCGGCTACGCCTTTGAGCTGCCGAAGGAGGGGCAGAACGTCCACATCCTCGGCTCGGAGGAGAACTTCGCGCTGGCGCTGCCCGGCGGCACGGGCTTCCAGGCCAACGATGGCTGGACCGGCACCGCCTCTCCGGCTCCGCTGTACGGCGACGAGGCCAAGACCCCGGCCGAGTGGTCCGGCCAGATCTCCGTCGGCCAGGAGATCAGCCTGGACGGCCAGAACTGGCTGACGGTCACGAACGTCATGGCCTCCGACTCCCTCCAGGTGGAGGACAGCAACGGGGCGACGGCCTACCTGGCTTCCTCCTCCCCGGCCACCTACGTGCTGAAGGCCCCGCCGATGAAGGACGCGGACGCGCCTTCCCCGGCCTTCGACCCGGCCAACGACACGACCCCGGACATCCCGGGTGCGGACGAGACCACGACCACCGGGCCGCCGACCAAGAAGCCCAGTGAGCTGGTCAGCGGTGACGTGGTGGTGGCCTTCGACGGCACCTACGCGATCATCGAGCAAGCCGAGAAGGAGGACGGCTTCGGCGGCTGGAACCTCACGTCCCTGGGCACCTTCGAGACGGAGTGGGCACCCAGCTCGGCCGACCTGAAGTACCAGGGCAACATCAAGGCCGGGTCGGTGGATGTCCCGATCGGTGCCTTCGCCGGGCAGTTCTACCCGGGCGTGAACTTCCAGCCCGGTCCGGACCACGACATGACGGTGGTCTCCTACCCGTCCCTCCAGGACAACGGCAACCAGAAGTTCGCCGTGATGATCAACGGCGACCCCGAGAACCTGGCGATCGTGCAGGTCGGCCCGGGTGCCGGAGCGGACATCGGGCCGGACGCGGTGATGGGCGTCTACCTCGCGCCCTTCCAGACCTCGGCCGAGAGCGGCGTGGACACGGGCAAGGTCAACGACCTGTTCGACGCCAGCGTGACGGTCGATCAGACCCCGCCGGACCACTACTGGGCGATGTCTGACCAGGGCATCGACTTCGGCAACGCGCAGTACCCGATCTACGCCAGCGGCAGTGGCGGCTACTACCGGATCGGCCCGAACGGCGGGCAGGTCTGGAACGCCGCGCAGCTGGAGTGGGAGTCCTCCAGCACGACCGTCACCGGCATGGACAAGGTCTGGGACGGCAAGCCTTTCGAGGGCAAGCTGAAGATCCCCGAGGGCACGAGCCTCTCGCTGTACGGCGCGGGCTCGGCGGACTACAAGCCTGACGCGGGCGAGGCCGTCGCCCTCATCACGCTGCCCGGCACTTCCGGCGCGCTGATCGTCTCCCCGTCCGGCAGCTTCTCACCGGGGTCGAAGGTCTACACGGTCAAGGGCGACGGCTCCGGGGTCTACTCCCCCGGCTACAACGTCGAGGACCTGGGCCCCGGCCAGATCACCGTCATCCACGACCCCTTCGGTCCGGTTGACACGGGTCCGGCGCTGGTCCACCACCAGGGCCCGCTGGCTCCGACCTTCCTGGCGAACAAGCTCAACGACTACGGCTACACCCCGGCCGACGGGGAGACCTTCCTGATCGCGCAGATGCCCTCCGGGGGCATGTCGGTGCTGACCAAGCAGTCCGACGGCACCTACAAGAAGATCGGCTACTCCGGCCTGGGTCAGAAGACCTGGACGCTGGACGAGGTCATCGAGCAGGGCAACGACGTCGGGGCGGACTTCTACACCTGGACGCATGTCCCCGAGGGTGAGAACGGGCCGACCGTGGTTGCCGGGCTGCCCGGGGACTACGCGCCGTTCATCCCGGGCGAGGGCCAGGCGGTCCTGAAGTCCACGATGCCCAACGGCAAGGTGAGCATCTACCTCCAGCAGCAGCCCGGCGGCGGCTGGTACCTGATGTCCCCGGACGGGACGATTGACGAGTCCTCGGACGCGATCAAGAGCAACCACGTCGTCCAGATGAAGCTGTCGGGCAAGGGCTCCAGCAGCCAGAAGTACGAGCTGCTGCACCCGACCGAGGGCGGCACGAAGGCCACGCCGGACGCCCCGCCGACCTTCAGCAACCAGTCCACCTCGTTCACCCCGGCCCCGGGGCAGAAGGTCGTGCAGCTGCTCAGCTACGAGGGCGACGACGACCCTTGGTTCTTCGTGCAGAGCACGCCGGGTGGCGAGTGGGCTCCGGCCCCGACCAACCCCGAGGCCGGGGCTCCGCTGGGCGACTCCGGGATGCAGGCCTACCTGGCCAAGTCCCTGGCTGCTCAGCCGGGCGCTGCCGGGTCCAAGTACACGCTGGTCTACGACGGCACCGGCAGCGCGGCTGCTCCGGCGGTTGACACCGAGGACACCCCGACGCCGGACTTCGAGGGGTACATCCCGCAGACCGGCGACAAGGTCATCTCCTACGCGCCGAACGGCACGACGGACCCGTACTTCTACGTCCAGCAGGGCGGCGAGGGCCCGTACAAGATGGCCGTCGGGGGCCAGCTCTCCAGCTCCACGGTGATGCAGGCCAGCGAGATCCCGACCAACCTGGGCCCGGAGTTCGGCAACGACTTCCACCAGGAGTGGCCGCTGCCCGAGACGACCCCGGCCGCTCCGGCCGGTGGTGGCGTCTTCGACGGCTACCAGAGCGACCCCGGCGACAACGTCGTCTCCTTCACCGGCCCCACCGGCGGGACCACCACGGTGGTCAAGAAGGACGGCACCTGGCAGCCGATCGTCAACGGCCAGCTGGAGGCCGATGACGCCTACAGCCAGGACACGATGGAGTGGGCGGCCAGCCAGTCCGGCTACACCGTCAACGTCCTCCAGGGCTCGCTGAAGGGCGTCCCGGGCGAGGGTGCACCGCTGGACACCGGTGGGGAGCACTACGCCGGGGTCAGCGTCGCCACGACGCTGTCCAAGGACGCGGTCACCACCCAGGACGCCTCGCAGCTCAGCCCGACCGCGATGGACAAGCTGGACGGCCTGAAGCTGGCCGTCGGTCAGTCGGCCTGGGTTGCTGGCAACTCCGTCTTCGTGCGGAACAGCACGGGCGAGTGGTTCTACGCCTACACGGACGGGTCGCTGGACCTGGCTCCCACGTTCAGCGACGACGCGGACATGGCGGCCTTCTTCGGCAACACCACCGCCCCGGCCCCGGTCAAGGTCATCGTCACCGCCCCGACGGCGGCCCCGGCTCCCCCGGCGGCCAACCTCTACGCCGGTCCGGCCATCTCCGGCTGGGCTGCTGAGGGGCTGCCCGACCCCACCGGCTTCGGTCACCTGGCCAGCTCGGCCGATGCGGTCGGGATGAAGGCGGGCGACTGGCTCTACGTCCAGGGCCTGACCGGCGGCGGCAACAGCGGCCTGTTCATTCAGCTGCACTCGGACGTGGACCCGGCCACCGGCGGGGACGTGGTCAAGCTCAGCCAGTGGGCGGCCGTGAAGGACGGCCAGGTCCAGCCGATCAAGAAGCCCAGCGGCACGCTGGACTTCACCAGCTTCAGCCTGGTCGCGGCGGACTCGATCTACGCGCAGGGCAGTGCGGGCACCGCGCCTGCGCCGACCGTGCCTGCCACCCCCACCGCGAACGCCCCCATCGCGTCTGTGCCGTCCGCTCCCGAGGCCCCGGCCACTCCGGCCTACCCCGGCGCTCAGAAGCCCTCTCAGGAGGACATCAACGCCTGGGGCGGGTCGCTGACCAAGGACGGGCACATCCCGACCTCGGGCATGTACGTCACGGGCAAGGGCCCGATGTCGGGCAAGGTCATCTCGGTCTCGAAGGACAAGACCAAGGCGGTCGTGCTCACCTCGGACGGGAAGAAGACCACCCGCCTGATCGAGGCCCTGAAGACCGACAAGTCGGCGAACTACAAGGCCTACGCGGCCCCGGTCACGCTGAAGGACATCCCCGGCGGGATGCCGCTGGCGGTTGACACGCCTGGAGAGGCGCTGGCCAAGACCGCGAAGGACGGGAAGTTCCGGGCCATCCTCACGGCGGCTCCGGGCGTCAGCGGCGGCCAGATGGTCGTCACGAAGACCACCGGCCCGTCGGGCAAGACCTACAACCGGGTGCACCTGACCCTGACCCCCGCCCAGCGGGAGCAGCTGGTCGCGTCGCTGGCGGGCTCCGGGGAGAAGGGCGACTGGGTCACCAGCTCCAAGATGTCGCAGGCGGTCGCCGCCGGTGACCTGCTGCCGATGCGGAAGTCCTCCACGGACAACCCGGACGGGACCCCGCGCTGGAAGGTGGACCCCGCCCAGGTGCCGCCGACCCACGAGGTCACCGGCGTGGTGGACGACCCGGCCGCCAGCGGCGTCAAGATCGTCACGCTGAAGGACCGGAACACCGGCGAGGAGATCACCAGCCGGTTCCACCCCGGCAAGAGCCTGACGGTCTACGCCTGGGACGAGAACAAGCCGAAGAAGATCACCGCCGGTGCCTTCTCGGTCGGCGAGATCGCCAAGGCCCAGGGCTGGTCCCTGGTCACCGATGGCGGGATCTCGGCGGTCAAGGGCGGTGCGGAGAACGGCTCGCTCTACAACGAGCCCGGCTCGGCCGTGACCAAGAGCGCGCTGGGCCAGGTCTCGCACAGCTGGAAGACGCTGCGCAACGTCTCGGAGGACGGCGTCGTCATCGAGACGGTGGACCCGAAGGGCAGCAACGGGCACTCGACCACCGGCGTCACGGTGATCACGCTGCCCGAGGGTGTGGACGAGAAGTCCCTGGGCGCGGCGCTGGCCAAGATGGGGATCGACTACTCCCCGATGACCCAGGACTCGGCCAAGGACAACGTGCGGGGCGCGCTCCGCACGCTGCTGAGCCTGGACACCCACGACGTGGACACCCCGAAGCACTACACCGACGAGATGCTGTTCTCCCAGGCCGGGAAGACGATGGGCATCACCGACCTGGGCTGGCAGGACGTGCTGGTCGGGGTGGACGAGTCCACCGGCAAGACCAGCTTCTTCTGGTCGGACCGGGCGCGGAACGCGCTCGCCGCGAAGGCCAAGTACAACCTGGTCTACCGGGCGGCCACCACGGCCAACGCCGCGCAGATCGTGTCAACCGTGAAGTACGGCTCGGCCAGTTCGATCCTGAAGAAGACCACCGGGATGCTGGACGGCTCCGGCTCGGTCGGGAACGGTGCCTCGGCCAGCTCGGACAACGCCAACCACGCCGGGCACGGGTCCTACGCCTCGGCCAGCACGGTCAACAAGCTGCCCAGCTCCAACGCCTCGGCCAGCTACAAGACCGCCGGGATGATGATCTACCACCGTCCCGAGGCGGTCCTGGGCCGGATCATGGACTTCCGGGTGGCCAACCACGACGCCTTCGGGATGGGCCACGGCCAGGGTGCCGACCACCTGGCCCACGCCACCTCGATGTCCTCGGTGAAGGACTACTTCCTCGGCGGCGGGCTGCCGACGGAGGCGGTCGGCTTCATCGCCGTGCAGAGCGCTGAGGAGCGGCTGAAGGCGATCGAGCAGCTGAAGAAGGACGGCTTCGAGATGATCAACGGCCGCCCGATCGAGGACATCGTCATCACGAAGCAGAAGGCCGCGACGATGACCCCCGACGACCTGCCGCCGGTCACGATCCCGGCCAACGCCCGGCCGATCCTGGACCTGCCGGTCTCCTACGACACCGCTGCCCCGGCGGCGAGTGCTCCGGCCGCTGCTGCTCCCGTCACCGCTACCGCTGGAGATGCTGTCGCATGA
- a CDS encoding DUF1360 domain-containing protein codes for MTFRRKGGGVPAASVGVTPLQALTLGLATARLTQLVVDDEITEPGRKAVRRAYQAAAPGSQRETALDLADTVLNCHACSSVWAGGAVVTAELTGVGRFLVRVLALSQAALAVKAVIERIDR; via the coding sequence ATGACGTTCCGCCGCAAGGGTGGGGGTGTCCCCGCTGCAAGCGTGGGGGTCACCCCGCTGCAAGCACTGACCCTCGGGCTGGCCACGGCCCGGTTGACACAGCTGGTGGTGGACGACGAGATCACCGAGCCGGGCCGGAAGGCCGTCCGCCGGGCCTACCAGGCTGCCGCACCCGGCTCCCAGCGAGAGACAGCGCTGGACTTGGCGGACACCGTGCTCAACTGCCACGCCTGCTCATCGGTCTGGGCCGGTGGCGCGGTCGTGACAGCCGAGCTGACCGGGGTGGGACGCTTCCTGGTGCGGGTGCTGGCGCTGAGCCAGGCTGCCCTGGCCGTGAAGGCCGTGATCGAGAGGATCGACCGATGA
- a CDS encoding zinc finger domain-containing protein yields MSLFPFRCSACGTVHYINRALAVECPVEACKAKVGQPCRDLRTKEEAGKTRLQPHPEREALLP; encoded by the coding sequence GTGAGCCTGTTCCCCTTCCGGTGTTCGGCCTGCGGGACCGTCCACTACATCAACCGGGCGCTGGCCGTGGAGTGCCCGGTGGAGGCCTGCAAGGCCAAGGTCGGCCAGCCCTGCCGGGATCTCCGGACCAAGGAGGAGGCGGGGAAGACCCGGCTCCAGCCGCACCCCGAGCGAGAGGCGCTGCTGCCATGA